The region GATCGGAGGGGCTCCCGGCGGAGAACATCCGCTTCTACGCGGACACGGATATCGACGGCGATGGCGACGGGGTGAACGACGTAATCGGGAAGCCGAGTCTGGCGAGCCTGGAAGATTCCATCACGAACTGGGCTCAGGGCTCGGAGAAGCTGCTGGTGTACCTGGTCGATCACGGCCAGCGGGATCGCTTCCGCATGAGCGCGACGGAGTATCTGGAAGCGGACGACCTGGATGCGTGGTACGACGAGTTGCAGAATGTGCCCCTGGCCGAGCGCACGGTAATCACGACGCTGATCGACACGTGCGAAGCGGGGTCGTTTATCGACAACCTTCAACTCGCCAAGTCGCAGATTGTGGAAGACAAGGGGGTGAACAACCTCCAGCGCATCAGCATGACGAGTTCGGGGGTGGGCCCCGTGGAGGGGGTGGCGCTCTTTGACCAGGCGCAATATATCAGCTTCTCGCTGAACTTCTGGTTCAATATTTTTAATGGCAAGGACTACGGTCAGGCCTTTGACATGGCGAAGATCGCCATCGAGGCGGTGAACCCGTTGCAGGTGCCCCAGATCGACAGTGACGGCAACGGCGCGGCCAATCAGGCGGGCGACAGCGCTCTGGCCTTTGGTCACCGCCCCGGCGCGAACTTTGATATTCAGGTGCCGGGCGTGTTCATCGGCGAGATCACCCCCGACCAGGCGATCGGCAGCAATTCGGCCACGCTGGGCCTGGGCAACGTTGTGTCGCCCTTCCCGGTGGAAGGGGCGGGGGCGTTGATTGTGCCGCCGAACTTCCAGCGTCCCTCGTTGACGAGCGATGATGAACAGCCCATTTCGGGGCTGGACTTCATCGAGTTCACCTTCAACAGCGCGACGGAGCGCTGGGAGGGCGACTACAACGGGTTCGATCAGGGCGGACTTTTCCAGGTGCAGTATTTCGTCCGCGCCGGCGGCCAGTTTCACGCCTCGCCCCGCATCGGATTTGTGGATCGCATCAATCTGGCGGACGCCTGGGAGAATGACGACGCGCCGGAAGACGCGAACTGGATACCCATCAACTCGGTTCAGGGCCACAACTTCCACGACGACGGCGATGAGGACTGGGTGCTGTTCGCGCCGTTGCCGGACCAGAAGGCCACGATTGCAGTAATCAATCCGGGACCGAACAATCAGGCGGTTGTGGAGCTTTACCTCGCCAACGACGTGCTGGACCATGGGGTAGACGGCGCAACACCTGTGCGGGTGGAAAGCAGTGAGACACCCGGCGCGGATCTGGTCTTCGAGCATAATTTCAGCGCCCCGGATCAGTATCTGCTGCGCGTAACGAATGCGGACTCGACGATCAGTGGCGAGGGCACCTCGTATCTGCTGCTGGTGGCGATCGGCACGGGCGGCTCGGATCTTATTCCGACGACCCTGATCGTTGCCGTGCGGAGTTCGGAAGGCAATACGCCGATTGTAAACGCCAACGTGATGTTTGACGGTCGAAACGCCGGTCGCACCTCGCGCGACGGTGTTGTCCACATGCCCGTGGATATTTACGGTCAATACAACATCTCTTCCAGCAAGGAAGGCTTCGTTGCCAATTCCACGACGGTTCGGGTGAACAATATCATCGAAGAGGCTATCGTCACGCTGACGCCCGAGGGCGGTGAAGGTGAAGGCGAGGGTGAAGGTGAAGGTGAAGGTGAAGGTGAAGGTGAAGGCGAGGGCGAGGGCGAGGGCGAGGGCGAGGGTGAAGGTGAAGGTGAAGGCGAGGGTGAAGGTGAAGGTGAAGGTGAAGGTGAAGGTGAGGGTGAAGGTGAAGGTGAAGGTGAAGGTGAAGGCGAAGGCGAAGGCGAAGGTGAAGGTGAAGGCGAAGGCGAAGGTGAAGGTGAAGGTGAAGGTGAAGGTGAAGGTGAAGGTGAAGGTGAGCCGGAACCCATTGCCACCATCGCCAACCGGCTCCTGGACAACTTCGACACGATTGATGGCGACGGTGACGACCGGTTGAATTTCGCCGAAGCGTCCGCGGGTTCGGCGGGAATGACCCTGGCCCAGTTCAATGAGATTGATTCGAACGAAGACGGCTTCCTCACGCAAGCGGAGCTGGATCGGGCCGCAAAGCCGACGGTTGGCTGTTCCGCGCCCCAGTTCAAGGGAGGCGCAGGCCTGACCAGTGATGTGATCCTGGTGCTGTTTACGATGGTCGGCCTGGGATGGGCGAGCATGCGTTCGCGACGTCGCGGAATTTCTTGAGCGGCGCGCGGTGACGCGATAGACTGATTGACCGCTACGGGCCATGGTTCTCTGAGGACCATGGCCCGTTTATCTTGGGCGTTCTTTGTCGTTAGACTTCAAACCTTTTTCGAAGATCAAAGTCCAATCGTCACACGCGGGGGTAGTTCCCGCGCCTTTCAAACTACGTGGAGAGATTCAATGAGACAACTCAAATTAGGGCATCCCGTCCGCATTGTTGCGGCGGTGTTGTTGCTGACTGGAATTGCGATCCAGGCTCTTGCCGAGGCGCCGGCGCTTTTTGCGCGGGAAAATCTCGTGGCGTGGTGCATCGTGCCCTTCGACAGCGCGAAGCGGGGTCCGGCGGAGCGTGCGGAGATGCTGGCGCGGCTGGGCTTCAAGAAGTTTGCCTACGACTGGCGCGCGGAGCATATCCCCACCTTTGATGAGGAAATGGAGACGCTGGAGCGCTATGGTATCGAGCTGACGGCCTTCTGGTTTCCCGGCGCGCTGAACGACGAGGCGAAGGCCATCCTGGATGCGCTGAAGCGCCACGAGGTGAAGACCCAGCTCTGGATCACCATGGGCGGCGGCGAAATCCAGTGCACGCCGGAAGAGCAGGCCGCGCGGGTGCGGCAGCACGCCGACGCGATCCGGCCTATTGCGGCGGCGGCCGCGGAGATCGGTTGCACCGTGGGCCTGTACAACCACGGTGCGTGGTTCGGAGAGCCGGACAATCAGATTGCCATCATCAAGGCGCTGAACTTGCCCAACGTGGGCATGGTGTACAACATGCACCACGGCCACGATCACGTGGACCAGTTGCCGGCGCTCATCCAGCGGATGATGCCCTACCTCTACTGCTTCAACCTGAACGGCATGAACCGCGAGGGCGACAAGAAGGGCCAGAAAATCCTGCCCATCGCCTCGGGTGAGTTGGACAAGGACCTCATCAAGGTGGTTCGCGACAGTGGCTATTCGGGCCCTATTGGCATTCTCGGCCACACGGAAGACGACGCTGAAGACACGCTGCGCGATAACCTTGAAGGGCTCGACTGGATTGTGCCCCAGCTTGATGGCGGTGCGGCGCCGGGGCCGAAGCCCGTGCCCCAGCGCGCCAGCCTGCGCCCGGCGGTCTCCAAAGGCGCGCCTTCGCTTTCGGAAGCCTTCGGCATGGCCCTGGCCGGGGGCATGGTTGTGGAAGGGAAGCCGGACTACGCTACGCCCCCGATCACGGTGTCGCTGCGGGCCAGGCTGAATGGCGCGGCATCCTTCAACATTCTCGCGGCGAACCACACCAAGGCTTCCGGCGCGCACTGGGAGATTTTCACCGAAGCGGGCAGTGGCAACCTTTCGGTGTATATGCCCGGCATGAAGCCCGACCATTTGCGCACGGGTCGCAGCATCACGGATGGTCAATGGCGCGCGATCAGCTTTGCCTACGGTCCGGGCGAAGTCACGCTCGCGCTGGACGGCGTTATTGTTGCGGGGCAGCCCATCGAGCCCAATGGCATGCCTTCCGCGCCCGGCGGTCTGGCTTTCGGGCGGCTGGTGGAGGGCGGCTTCAATTGCGACGGCCTCGTGGACGATGTGAAGATTGTGCGCGGCATTCTCCAGGCCGCGCCACCCGGCGAATCCCCCGCGCAGACCGATGGCGAGACGGTGGGGCTATGGAATTTCGACGACCTCAAAGAGAGCGCCGCCGCCGTCTCCGCGCGCGTGGAGGATCCTCTGCTGCGCGCCTCCCTGCCGGCGTTTCAGGTGATTCCCGCAGCAACAACCGAAGAGTTGACCGCGGCCAACGGGTATCCAAAAGACTTCAGCACCTGGCACCGTTCCCACGGCGGGGCGAGCAACAGTCGCTTCAGCAGCGCGGCGCAGATCAATCGCGATACGGTGAAGGACTTGAAGGTCGCGTGGGAATATCGGAGTGGAGACGGAGAGGGTCACATCCAGTGCAATCCTGTGATTGTGGGTGATACGCTCTACGCCCCCACGCCGGGCGAGTATCTCGTGGCGCTGGACGCGCGCACGGGCGTGGAGAAGTGGCGCTTCAAGGGCGAGGGGCGCCCCGCCCATCGTGGGCTGGTGTACTGGCCGGGCGACGGCGCGAACGCGGCCCGGTTGCTGGTGGCTGTGGGCAAAGAGCTTTGGGCGATTGATCCCGAAACGGGAAAGGCCATCGAGAGCTTCGGCGACGGGGGCAAAGTGGCTTCGGGTCAGGCGGTGGTGGCTGGCGCGATCCATAAGAACGTGTTCGTAATTCCCGGCTATGAAGGTGATGTGTGGGGCTTTGACATAGTTTCGGGCGCGCGCTTATGGACCTTCCACACCCGGCCATCCGGGGGCGAATATGGCGCCGATTCCTGGAGCACTGTGGAGGAGGGCGCGAACTGCTGGGGCGGCATGGCGATGGACGAGGAACGGGGCATCGCGTATATTTCGACGGGATCCCCCAAACCCAACTTCGTGGGTGTGCACCACAAGGGACAGAATCTGTTTGCGAATTGCGTCATCGCGCTGGATGCCCTCACGGGCGAGCGTAAGTGGCACTTTCAGGAGATCCGCCACGAGATCTGGGATCTCGATATTCCCGCGCCGCCCAACCTTGTGACGGTCATGCGCGACGGCAAGAAAGTCGATGCGGTCGCGCAAGTGACCAAAATCGGCAATACATTGCTGCTGGATCGCGTCACCGGCAAGCCCCTCTATCCTTTCCGTATGCGTCGCGCACCCGTGTCCAAGCTGCCCGGCGAGCAGACGTGGTCCTATCAGCCGGACGTGGAAATTCCCGAGCCCTTTGCACGCCAGGAGTTCACCCCGGCGCAGATCACCCAGCGAACCGACGAGGCCCGTGACTACATCACCCAGATCGTCAACAAGGCCAACCACGGCTGGTTCGAGCCCTTTGAGGAAAACAAAGCGACCATCTTCTACGGGCTCCACGGCGGCGCGGAGTGGACCGGCGCGGCGGTAGATCCCGCTCGGGGCCTGCTCTATGTGAGTGCGAATGAGATGGCCTGGAGCATCACGGTGGTGAAGGCGGTGGAAGTGCGCCGCGATCCGTCGCTTCCGAAGAGCCGGGGACAACAGCTTTATGAGGAGCGCTGCCTCCAGTGCCATGGCCCGAATCTTCAGGGCAATGGCATGGCGCCGCCGTTGCTTGGCGTTGAGGCGCGCGTGAAGGAGGCGGACATTCGCGCGCTGTTGAAGACCGGCAGGAATCTGATGCCCGCCGCCGAGGGACTCACGGAAGAAGATGAGAACGCCCTTCTGGACTACTTCCTGTTGCGCGAGCCGGGCGTGAAAGTCATTCGTCCCGAGGATTCGGGCGAACTTCGCTATACCTTCAGCGGCTACCATAAGCTCGTCGATCAGGAAGGCTACCCCGGCGTGGCGCCGCCGTGGGGCTCGCTCAACTGCATCGATTTGAACACCGGCAAGATCCTGTGGAAAGTACCGCTTGGGTATTACCCCGAGCTGGCGGCCTGGGGTGAAGACGACACCGGCGCGGAGAATTTCGGCGGCGCCATGGTGACGGCGGGCGGCCTGGTCTTTTGCGCCGGCACACCGGACAGCCTCATCCGCGCCTTCGACGCCGACACCGGCGAGGAGCTGTGGCAACACGAACTGCCCTTCGGCGGCTATGCGCCGCCCGCAACGTATGAGGTGGACGGCAAGCAGTACGTCGTCATTGCGGCCACCGGCGGCGGCAAACTGGGCACGGAAACGGGGGATGCGTGGGTGGCCTTTGCGCTGCCGGAATAGAATTTAGAAAAGTGAATGGTGAATAGAGAATTGGTTGGCACTCGCGACGTGAAGTGCGCCATCGGACTGATCAGACGGATCGGACCGATCTGATCCGATAGGTCTGATCGGTCCGATCCGTCTGGTGATTTTTCGCTAGTTCCGCGCGCCCAGGACCTTCAGCACGTCGCCGAGTCCCCCAAGCAGCGCTCCGAGCTTTGTCGCAGTCTCAGGATCGGGCAGGGGAATCTGCAACTCCGGTTGGCCGGTGCGCTCGTTCCGCTTGATGAAGCCCGCCAGACCCTGCGACTTTGCGGTGCCCCCTTGTGCCGCTGCGGCACTCAACTGACCGAGAAAAGCCAGGCCCGCGTTGACCAAATCGCCCCAGGGCTCGGGAGCGGCATCGGCCTGTTTCGCGACCATGGCTTCGCGCGGCGCGGCGACGGTCGCGGACGTTTCGGGCATTTCCCAGGGTGCGTCGTCTTCCTCATAGCGCACGGGCTCCTCGGAGGGCAGGGGCGAGGCGGGTACCGCTTCGGTGACTTGCTCCACGGTTTCCATGAACTTCTGCATGCGCGACCCGCCGAGGAAGACTTCGTTCTCGCCGCCGTCGAGCACGCCCGCGAACATGGAGCTCTTGAACTTGAGCGTGTCGAGCATGCCGTGTTCGATGGTGCCCTTGGAGACAAAGTGGTAGATCTGCACGGGGCGCTGCTGGCCCAGCCGGTAGACCCGTCCGATGCGCTGCTCCAGCACGGCGGGATTCCACGGCTGGTCCATGATGACCATGGCCGAGGCGAACTGAAGGTTCAATCCCACGCCACCGGAATCGGTGCAGAGCAACACGCGGCACGCGGGGTCGTTTTTAAAGGTCTCCAGCACCTCCTTTCGCGCTTTACCGACGAGGGATCCGTGGTAAAAGGCGTGGCCGATATTGTGGGCGTCGAGTCGGCGGATGAGTTGTTCGTGGGTGCCGAGCCATTGGCTGAAGACGACGACCTTGGTTTCGGGGTCGGCCAGGACATCGTCCAACAGCAGGGCGCACTCGTCCATCTTGGTGCTGAAGTCCGTTTCCTTGTCGATTAGGAAGGTGCTGTTGCAGGACATGCGCATGAATTGCAGCGCGGTCATCAGGCGGCGCTGATCTTCGTCAGAAAGGAATCCATACTTTCGCCACTTGGCGGTGATGCGCACGACGATCTCGGCATTCTCTTCGTGTATGACGCGTTGTTCTTGCGTCATGTCGACGAAGAAATACTTGTCCGTTCGACCGGGCAATTCCTGGAGCACTTCCGACTTGCGGCGGCGCAGGAGCACGCCCGCGAGGCTTTCCTTGATCGCGCCGAGGTCCTTGTAGCCGATAACGCGACCATCCCCATCCACGTGCTGGTGGGCGTGAAGGAATTTGAAGAGGGGACCGAGGTGAAAGCGATCCACGAACTCCATGATGGAATGGAGCTCCGAGAGACGGTTTTCCAAGGGCGTGCCCGTCAGCACGATGGCGAAGTTGGACTCCAATAGCTTGATGGACTTCGCCCGGGCCGTGTCCCAGTTTTTGATGCGTTGCGCCTCGTCGAGGATGATCACGTCGGGTCGCCACGCACGGATGAGTTCAATGTCGCGGCGGATGGTCTCGTAGTTTGCGAGTTTGTAAAAGCTGTCGCTCTTGTAGATCTTTGCCCGCTCCGGCTGGAGGCCGTCGAGCACCTCGGCGCTGCGCCCGGTGAAGCGCTCCACTTCCGATTTCCACTGGTGCTTCAGCGCGGCGGGCGTCACCACCAGCACGCGCTCTACCCCGGCGGTCTTCGCGAGGATTTCCACCGCCGTGATCGCCTGGATCGTTTTGCCCAGGCCCATATCGTCCGCGAGGAGACAGCGGCCCGCTTTCGCGGCAAAGATCGCGCCCTGGCGCTGGTAGGGGTAGAGCTTCGTCTTCACCAGTTTGCCCAGGGCCGCCGCGCCGCCCTTGCCCTGAAAGAGCTTAGTGATCGTTTCCTGGCGGCGCGCGTTGTCCCGGTGCTGCGCCACAAAGGCCAGCACGTCGTCGTAAACGCGGATGTCGTGCTCGGTCTTTGCGATGTCGCGCACGAAGCGATCAAAGGTCGCAAAGCCTTTCTCCGGGAGGCGTCCATGGGGATCGAAGAATCGTGCAAGTAGCTTGTCCGCCGCCGGGGTGCAATCCGCGCCGCGCGTCATGTGGACGGAGCGCTCCGCGCCATAGCGCAGGTAGACCTCGGTGAAGGGCGGGTGGTAGCCTTCGCGGAAAGCGGCCTTCGCGCCGCGCTTCTTCTGCAAGGTCGCCAACAGCCATTCGATGTGCTTGCAGGTGCCCAGGGTGTTCACGGAGAAATCGGGGCAGGTGCAGAAGTTCTCGCCGAGATTTTCGCTGCGCACCGAAACGCGGTAGGTGCGTTTGCTCGCGGGATTGTGAACGGAGAAGGTCGAGAAGAAGGGATGATCGCCCAGGTTTTTGTGCTGAAAGTTTTGCTCGCGACCGTATTCGCGGCGGAGGGCAATCTGCCACTCTTCGAGGGTCATTTCCGAAGGCCTGCGCGTGCGCGAGGTTTTTGCGGGTGTTTTCTTGGCGCTGCGTTTCTTAGGCCTGGGGGGCTTGGTCTTTGCGGGCATAGTCTTGCTTTCCGGGAGTCTTATGGGTCTTATGGGTCTTATGGGTCTTATGGGTCTTATGGGTCTTATGGGTCTTAGACGATTTTCAGGACCACCCGAAAGCGTGCTTCGCCGCTGATCATGCGGTTGTAGGCTTGTTCGGCGTGTTCGAGGGGGTAGATTTCATTCATCGAGCGCACGCCGTGTTGGGCGGCGAATCGCAGGGTGGCTTCGGCGTCGATGGAGGTGCCGGAATACCATCCGCGCACGGAATAGCTCCCACCGATCATCAGTGCCGGACTCACTTCGAGCTTCTCCGCCGCGCCGAGGACCATGAGCACGCCGCGCGGCGCGAGGCCGGGCATGAGGGC is a window of Candidatus Hydrogenedentota bacterium DNA encoding:
- a CDS encoding PQQ-binding-like beta-propeller repeat protein, with product MRQLKLGHPVRIVAAVLLLTGIAIQALAEAPALFARENLVAWCIVPFDSAKRGPAERAEMLARLGFKKFAYDWRAEHIPTFDEEMETLERYGIELTAFWFPGALNDEAKAILDALKRHEVKTQLWITMGGGEIQCTPEEQAARVRQHADAIRPIAAAAAEIGCTVGLYNHGAWFGEPDNQIAIIKALNLPNVGMVYNMHHGHDHVDQLPALIQRMMPYLYCFNLNGMNREGDKKGQKILPIASGELDKDLIKVVRDSGYSGPIGILGHTEDDAEDTLRDNLEGLDWIVPQLDGGAAPGPKPVPQRASLRPAVSKGAPSLSEAFGMALAGGMVVEGKPDYATPPITVSLRARLNGAASFNILAANHTKASGAHWEIFTEAGSGNLSVYMPGMKPDHLRTGRSITDGQWRAISFAYGPGEVTLALDGVIVAGQPIEPNGMPSAPGGLAFGRLVEGGFNCDGLVDDVKIVRGILQAAPPGESPAQTDGETVGLWNFDDLKESAAAVSARVEDPLLRASLPAFQVIPAATTEELTAANGYPKDFSTWHRSHGGASNSRFSSAAQINRDTVKDLKVAWEYRSGDGEGHIQCNPVIVGDTLYAPTPGEYLVALDARTGVEKWRFKGEGRPAHRGLVYWPGDGANAARLLVAVGKELWAIDPETGKAIESFGDGGKVASGQAVVAGAIHKNVFVIPGYEGDVWGFDIVSGARLWTFHTRPSGGEYGADSWSTVEEGANCWGGMAMDEERGIAYISTGSPKPNFVGVHHKGQNLFANCVIALDALTGERKWHFQEIRHEIWDLDIPAPPNLVTVMRDGKKVDAVAQVTKIGNTLLLDRVTGKPLYPFRMRRAPVSKLPGEQTWSYQPDVEIPEPFARQEFTPAQITQRTDEARDYITQIVNKANHGWFEPFEENKATIFYGLHGGAEWTGAAVDPARGLLYVSANEMAWSITVVKAVEVRRDPSLPKSRGQQLYEERCLQCHGPNLQGNGMAPPLLGVEARVKEADIRALLKTGRNLMPAAEGLTEEDENALLDYFLLREPGVKVIRPEDSGELRYTFSGYHKLVDQEGYPGVAPPWGSLNCIDLNTGKILWKVPLGYYPELAAWGEDDTGAENFGGAMVTAGGLVFCAGTPDSLIRAFDADTGEELWQHELPFGGYAPPATYEVDGKQYVVIAATGGGKLGTETGDAWVAFALPE
- a CDS encoding DEAD/DEAH box helicase; translated protein: MPAKTKPPRPKKRSAKKTPAKTSRTRRPSEMTLEEWQIALRREYGREQNFQHKNLGDHPFFSTFSVHNPASKRTYRVSVRSENLGENFCTCPDFSVNTLGTCKHIEWLLATLQKKRGAKAAFREGYHPPFTEVYLRYGAERSVHMTRGADCTPAADKLLARFFDPHGRLPEKGFATFDRFVRDIAKTEHDIRVYDDVLAFVAQHRDNARRQETITKLFQGKGGAAALGKLVKTKLYPYQRQGAIFAAKAGRCLLADDMGLGKTIQAITAVEILAKTAGVERVLVVTPAALKHQWKSEVERFTGRSAEVLDGLQPERAKIYKSDSFYKLANYETIRRDIELIRAWRPDVIILDEAQRIKNWDTARAKSIKLLESNFAIVLTGTPLENRLSELHSIMEFVDRFHLGPLFKFLHAHQHVDGDGRVIGYKDLGAIKESLAGVLLRRRKSEVLQELPGRTDKYFFVDMTQEQRVIHEENAEIVVRITAKWRKYGFLSDEDQRRLMTALQFMRMSCNSTFLIDKETDFSTKMDECALLLDDVLADPETKVVVFSQWLGTHEQLIRRLDAHNIGHAFYHGSLVGKARKEVLETFKNDPACRVLLCTDSGGVGLNLQFASAMVIMDQPWNPAVLEQRIGRVYRLGQQRPVQIYHFVSKGTIEHGMLDTLKFKSSMFAGVLDGGENEVFLGGSRMQKFMETVEQVTEAVPASPLPSEEPVRYEEDDAPWEMPETSATVAAPREAMVAKQADAAPEPWGDLVNAGLAFLGQLSAAAAQGGTAKSQGLAGFIKRNERTGQPELQIPLPDPETATKLGALLGGLGDVLKVLGARN